From Apium graveolens cultivar Ventura chromosome 9, ASM990537v1, whole genome shotgun sequence, the proteins below share one genomic window:
- the LOC141685369 gene encoding uncharacterized protein LOC141685369 produces MSLLEKVSSWTIKNICREDNQWADALSKLASSIVAMIEAIYIEERRVPSIDMDFSSSDMLKVNEISSITDWCQPILEYILQNKLPQDKGEARSISYKEKNNCVLENKLYRYSLVEPLLRLGPKESNISMVEVHTGICGDHLGGKNLALKIVRQGLFWPTMRSDCENCVRKCKSCQLYGWVSHQPSVKMILFINPCPFFHWGIDIVGPFPKSKNQANTLS; encoded by the coding sequence ATGTCCTTACTGGAGAAAGTTTCGTCATGGACGATTAAGAACATTTGCAGAGAAGATAATCAGTGGGCCGATGCCTTATCCAAATTAGCATCGTCTATCGTCGCAATGATAGAGGCAATTTATATCGAGGAAAGAAGGGTCCCCTCTATTGATATGGACTTTTCATCCTCCGACATGCTGAAAGTCAATGAAATCTCTTCTATTACAGATTGGTGTCAACCTATCTTGGAATACATTTTGCAGAACAAGCTGCCACAAGATAAAGGTGAAGCTAGATCCATATCATACAAGGAAAAGAACAATTGTGTGCTAGAAAACAAGTTATATCGATACAGTCTCGTAGAACCACTGCTTCGATTAGGGCCAAAAGAGTCCAATATATCGATGGTTGAAGTCCATACTGGAATCTGTGGGGACCATCTAGGGGGCAAAAATTTAGCCCTTAAGATAGTGAGGCAAGGTCTGTTTTGGCCTACAATGCGAAGTGATTGTGAAAATTGTGTACGTAAATGTAAGTCATGTCAGCTATATGGATGGGTGTCTCATCAACCCTCAGTGAAAATGATTCTGTTCATCAACCCATGCCCTTTCTTTCACTGGGGCATTGACATCGTGGGCCCTTTCCCAAAATCTAAGAATCAAGCCAATACATTGTCGTGA